From a single Alkalihalophilus pseudofirmus genomic region:
- a CDS encoding cell division protein FtsQ/DivIB, translated as MSNEKVVTINERIPSLKEQRKQRANRRLLFFLSLFFLLLLLMVYFQSPLSHIRTIEVEGNFLISDDQVIESSQLTTGTSMWNLDEEEIRNHLLIRPEIANVTISRKFPTTVVLNVHEHSRIGYLYSDGKYYPLLESGTFLSELPRHQFPADAPILIGWEQGEALTEFAQELINTPEQLIARMSEIFYSQTETESDEVIIHMNDGLEVHSTIKDFSSRMLPYPSIVRELDPSRKGILHMKMSPYFEDFDLEEEEDSEVESEG; from the coding sequence ATGAGTAATGAAAAAGTGGTTACCATTAATGAGCGGATACCTTCACTAAAAGAACAGCGTAAGCAAAGAGCCAACAGAAGGCTGCTGTTCTTTTTATCGCTTTTCTTTTTGTTATTATTATTAATGGTCTATTTTCAATCTCCTTTAAGTCATATACGAACGATAGAAGTAGAAGGGAATTTTTTAATAAGTGATGACCAAGTGATTGAGAGCTCTCAGTTAACAACTGGGACAAGCATGTGGAATCTTGATGAAGAAGAAATCCGCAATCATTTATTGATTCGTCCTGAAATTGCCAATGTCACAATCAGCCGAAAATTCCCAACTACAGTTGTCTTAAATGTGCATGAGCATTCCCGTATTGGTTATTTATATTCGGATGGCAAGTATTACCCATTGCTAGAAAGCGGCACATTTTTAAGTGAACTGCCACGACATCAATTTCCTGCAGATGCTCCTATTTTAATTGGGTGGGAGCAGGGAGAAGCCTTGACGGAATTTGCTCAAGAGTTGATCAATACACCTGAACAATTAATCGCACGAATGTCAGAGATTTTCTATTCGCAGACTGAGACGGAATCAGATGAAGTGATCATACATATGAATGATGGGTTAGAAGTACATTCCACAATTAAAGACTTCTCTTCTAGAATGCTTCCTTATCCTTCAATCGTGCGAGAACTTGACCCTTCAAGAAAAGGGATATTACACATGAAGATGAGTCCGTATTTTGAGGATT
- the murB gene encoding UDP-N-acetylmuramate dehydrogenase, which yields MEHVIQKLKEKEVGTIKVSEPLSQHTTWKIGGPADVLVEPANIEGLINTMEIVKGAGVPWRAIGRGSNLLVSDEGIEGVVIKLGKGLDHLEIDDEEITVGGGYPLIKLVTIISRQGLSGLEFAGGIPGSVGGAVFMNAGAHGAEVADILIKARVLYPDGRLEWIKGSDMEFSYRTSRLQHEKGICVEAVFKLKKGEKEEIVKHMQKNKDYRRETQPWSHPTCGSVFRNPLPNHAGALIEEAGLKGYQIGGAQISDMHANFIVNVDSAKAEDVLNLIKHAKETIKESKGIEMETEVEMIGRKLKTP from the coding sequence ATGGAGCATGTTATTCAAAAGTTAAAAGAAAAAGAAGTTGGAACGATTAAAGTGAGTGAGCCGCTTAGCCAGCACACAACATGGAAAATCGGCGGACCAGCTGATGTTTTAGTTGAACCAGCAAATATAGAAGGCTTAATCAATACGATGGAAATAGTGAAGGGAGCAGGAGTCCCTTGGCGTGCAATCGGCAGAGGTTCTAATCTGCTTGTTTCCGATGAAGGGATCGAAGGCGTTGTCATTAAGCTTGGTAAAGGCTTAGATCATTTAGAGATTGATGATGAAGAAATTACAGTGGGCGGGGGTTATCCGTTAATTAAATTAGTAACGATTATCAGCCGCCAAGGTCTATCTGGTTTGGAGTTTGCAGGGGGAATTCCAGGTTCAGTGGGCGGAGCTGTTTTCATGAATGCTGGTGCTCATGGGGCGGAAGTAGCAGATATACTAATCAAGGCGCGTGTTCTGTACCCTGATGGCCGCCTTGAATGGATTAAGGGAAGCGATATGGAGTTCTCTTACCGTACATCACGCCTTCAACATGAAAAGGGGATTTGTGTAGAAGCAGTCTTTAAGCTTAAAAAGGGTGAGAAAGAAGAGATTGTTAAACACATGCAAAAGAATAAAGATTATCGCCGCGAAACACAGCCGTGGAGTCATCCAACATGCGGCAGTGTGTTCCGTAATCCACTGCCAAACCATGCTGGTGCTTTGATAGAAGAAGCTGGCTTAAAGGGCTACCAAATTGGCGGTGCTCAAATATCGGATATGCATGCAAATTTCATCGTAAATGTTGACAGTGCAAAAGCTGAAGATGTGTTGAATTTAATTAAGCATGCTAAAGAAACGATTAAAGAGTCAAAAGGAATTGAAATGGAGACAGAAGTAGAAATGATTGGAAGAAAGCTTAAAACCCCTTAA